The genomic segment TTAAAACAGCAGACTACAATACTATCTTGAGTTATTACGATAACGGAAATTGGAAAGAGGATGGGTGGAAAAAACTTGATTTAGATTATATGGTACATACGGCCTGGCCTGATTTTGCACTATGGGTTTGCAGGACTTTTAAAGATAATCCAATTGAAACGATCGAACTGGGAAAGGTGTTTATAGGTATTAAGAAAATTAATGAGGTAAATAATCCCGCAATCCATTATAAACTTGTTTTAAAAGATGGCGGAATCCTCGAAGGAGATTTGAATTTTGTTTACTGGGCACACAGCAAACAATGGCAGGCCGCGGAAGGTATCGACTGGCATTTACAAAAAGACCCGATTAAAAAGCCTGCCGACTCAAATACTGTTGATAAGTCTGTAATTTCGGTTGAATCAAGAATTTTATTTGTAAACGAAAAATTCTTCAAGGATATAAAAGATGCAAATTTTGTGGTCGATGTAAATCACGGCAGTGTATTAAACGATGATCAGCGTAACCTGTTGTTGGAAATGGTACGAGGCAGCAGCGATGTAAATATGCTTACTGCTCCCAGAGTAACTGTTTATGATGGCGAGGACGCGGCTATCATCGTAGTCAAACCAATCGACTATATTTCAGATTATAATGAATCTTCGACAGAGCCGCTGCCTAAAGTAGGAAATGTTAGAACGGGTGTGAAAATGACCGTCCTGCCAAAAGTATTAGAGAAAACAGATTTAATCACATTGGCTTTAGATTTTGAATATACAGATGTGGAATTTGAAAAGAAACTCTATAAGGAAAAATACGAATATCAAATTCCGAATGTGAATAAAACTCAAATCTTAAGTAGAGTTACGGTAGCTGACGGGCAGACGGTTCTGCTCGGCGGTCAGAAAATTAAAGCAGAGGGAGAGTTGGATACGGCTCTCATTCTGGTAAAAGCGCAAAAAACAAACGAAATACTTCCGCCTCCTGACTGTAACGGAATGACACGTTAATCGCTGGTGTCGAGAATTGACATAAAGGCTTTTTGCGGGATTTCCACGTTGCCAATGTTCTTCATTCGCTTCTTGCCTTCTTTTTGCTTTTTCAAGACCTTCATTTTTCGCGTAACGTCGCCGCCATAGAGTTTTGCCGTAACGTCTTTTCTGAACGCCTTAATCGATTCTCTGGCGATAATCTTTCCGCCAATCGCCGCCTGCAATGGAATCTCAAATTGATGTCTTGGAATCGCCTTGCGAAGTTTCAGTAATAATTTTCTGCCGCGGGCTTCAGCGTTCGAGCGGTGTACGATAAGGCTTAATGCGTCAACCACATCTTTATTAATAAGGATTTCAATCCTTACAAGGTCTGCCGCCTCGAAACCGATAAGCTCATAGTCCATTGTCGCGTAGCCTTTGGTTATGCCTTTGAGCTGGTCATAAAAATCATAAACTATTTCCGCCAGCGGCGCACGGAAAGACATCATAACGCGCGTTACGCTGATGTAATCAGTTTTCAGCAGAATACATCTTCGCTGCTCGGCGAGCTGCATAATTCCGCCGATACTGTCTTTTGGTGTTATGATTTCAAGTTTGACAATCGGTTCTCGCAGCTCTTCAATTTTTGTAATATCGGGAAGCTGGCTCGGCGAATCGACTTTTAGAACATCGCCATCTGTTGTCAGAATTTCATACGTTACAGTCGGTGCGGTCTGCACGACTTCGATATTGTTTTCTCGCTCGAGACGTTCCTGAATGATTTCCATGTGCAGCATTCCGAGAAAGCCGCAGCGGAAACCAAAACCAAGAGCAGGACTGTTTTGCGGGAAGAATGAAAAGCTCGCGTCATTGAGTGAAAGTTTTTCAAACGCTGTGCGAAGCTGTGTATATTCGGTATTATTGCCGGGATAAAAATCACTGAAAACCATCTGCTGCGGTTTCTTGTAGCCGTGCAGTGGTTTTTCAGCAGGGTCGCTCAACAGCGTTATCGTATCGCCGATGGTAACATCCGCAA from the Planctomycetaceae bacterium genome contains:
- the lepA gene encoding translation elongation factor 4, with the protein product MTIDNIRNFCIIAHIDHGKSTLADRLLLMTGTVSQREFKDQMLDSMDIERERGITVKASAVTMNYKHEGKEYMLNLIDTPGHVDFHYEVSRSMTACEGAILIVDATQGVEAQTLANAYMAVECGLEIIPVINKIDLPAAQADVVAEEIEHTLGISRNECFKISAKSGAGIEELLDAITTLMPPPKLDNDPHIKALIFDSHFDGYRGVICYVRVFSGTLLPGQKIKMMGTARPYLITELGKFTPSMKKTDSLGTGEVGYVIANIRTLADVTIGDTITLLSDPAEKPLHGYKKPQQMVFSDFYPGNNTEYTQLRTAFEKLSLNDASFSFFPQNSPALGFGFRCGFLGMLHMEIIQERLERENNIEVVQTAPTVTYEILTTDGDVLKVDSPSQLPDITKIEELREPIVKLEIITPKDSIGGIMQLAEQRRCILLKTDYISVTRVMMSFRAPLAEIVYDFYDQLKGITKGYATMDYELIGFEAADLVRIEILINKDVVDALSLIVHRSNAEARGRKLLLKLRKAIPRHQFEIPLQAAIGGKIIARESIKAFRKDVTAKLYGGDVTRKMKVLKKQKEGKKRMKNIGNVEIPQKAFMSILDTSD